A genomic window from Chitinophaga pollutisoli includes:
- the ybeY gene encoding rRNA maturation RNase YbeY: protein MAINFIAHEVKIRLKERTKLKAFLKDLFKREDRRLKGLHYVFCSDEYLLKINQEFLQHDTYTDIVTFELSENPDITEGEIYISIDRVLENAREFGVTEEYELHRVIFHGALHLCGYRDKSKQEEILMREKEDENLRLYFGH from the coding sequence ATGGCAATCAATTTTATAGCACACGAGGTAAAGATCCGGCTGAAGGAGCGTACAAAGCTGAAGGCATTTTTAAAGGATTTGTTCAAACGGGAGGATCGGAGATTGAAGGGACTTCATTATGTTTTTTGTTCGGATGAGTATCTGTTAAAGATCAACCAGGAATTCCTCCAGCATGATACATACACGGATATCGTTACTTTTGAACTTTCGGAGAATCCGGATATTACGGAGGGTGAGATTTACATCAGTATTGATCGGGTGCTGGAGAATGCAAGGGAATTTGGCGTAACGGAAGAATATGAGCTGCACCGCGTAATTTTCCACGGTGCTTTACATTTATGTGGGTATAGGGACAAGTCAAAGCAGGAAGAGATCCTCATGCGTGAAAAGGAGGATGAGAACCTTCGTCTGTATTTCGGACATTAA
- a CDS encoding FeoA family protein, protein MIKLSSLTLGKSAVIREFEKSDLHIKLMEMGCVPGETVKIEKIAPLGDPICIIVAGYNLSLRKTEADHIWVEEVAV, encoded by the coding sequence ATGATTAAACTTTCTTCCCTCACACTTGGCAAAAGCGCGGTCATCCGGGAATTTGAAAAAAGCGATCTCCATATAAAACTCATGGAAATGGGATGTGTTCCGGGGGAAACAGTTAAGATTGAGAAAATCGCTCCGCTGGGTGATCCGATTTGCATCATCGTAGCCGGATACAATTTATCTCTCCGCAAAACCGAAGCCGATCATATCTGGGTAGAAGAAGTTGCTGTCTAA
- the nadA gene encoding quinolinate synthase NadA → MEVDVRLDLFAEIERLKKEKNAIILAHYYQEPDIQDVADYIGDSLGLSQQAAKTDADIIVFAGVHFMAETAKILSPQKKVLLPDLKAGCSLADSAPPELFARFKAQYPDHLVISYINCSAGIKALSDIICTSSNAEKIIEAVPKDQPIIFAPDRNLGSYLVKKTGRDMVLWNGACMVHEIFSLEKITKLKVRHPKAKIIAHPECEAPVLAIADFIGSTTGLLKFTQRDDAQEYIVVTETGILHQMQKENPNKTFIPAPPNNACACNDCPHMKLNTLEKLYLCMEYEQPEITMDEALRVAAKRPIDRMLEISAQAGL, encoded by the coding sequence ATGGAGGTGGACGTACGCCTGGATCTCTTTGCTGAAATCGAGCGGCTCAAAAAAGAAAAAAACGCCATCATCCTCGCGCATTATTACCAGGAACCCGATATCCAGGACGTGGCCGATTATATAGGCGACAGCCTCGGGCTTAGCCAGCAGGCCGCCAAAACGGATGCCGACATCATCGTTTTCGCCGGCGTTCACTTCATGGCGGAAACCGCGAAAATCCTCAGCCCGCAGAAAAAAGTGCTCCTCCCCGACCTGAAAGCCGGCTGCTCGCTGGCCGACAGTGCGCCGCCGGAGCTTTTCGCCCGTTTTAAAGCGCAATACCCGGACCACCTGGTGATCTCGTATATCAACTGCTCCGCCGGCATCAAGGCCCTCTCCGACATCATCTGCACCAGCTCCAACGCTGAAAAGATTATCGAAGCCGTGCCGAAAGACCAACCCATCATCTTCGCGCCAGACCGTAACCTGGGCTCCTACCTGGTGAAGAAGACCGGCCGCGACATGGTATTGTGGAACGGCGCCTGCATGGTGCACGAGATTTTCAGCCTGGAAAAGATCACGAAACTCAAAGTGCGGCATCCCAAAGCCAAGATTATCGCGCACCCGGAATGTGAAGCGCCCGTCCTGGCGATCGCGGATTTCATTGGTTCCACGACGGGACTGCTCAAATTCACGCAGCGCGATGATGCGCAGGAATATATCGTGGTAACGGAAACCGGGATTTTGCACCAGATGCAGAAGGAGAACCCGAATAAGACGTTCATTCCCGCGCCACCGAACAATGCCTGTGCTTGCAACGATTGTCCGCACATGAAGCTGAATACGCTCGAGAAACTGTATTTGTGCATGGAGTATGAACAACCGGAAATCACGATGGACGAGGCGCTGCGCGTTGCGGCGAAGCGCCCGATCGACCGGATGCTGGAAATCAGCGCCCAGGCAGGATTGTAA
- a CDS encoding SurA N-terminal domain-containing protein — MSVIQKIRDKYAVWIIVLICLAIVSFLLQDVFFGRSGMSQSNVVGKVNGEELTIADYQRRIEFTTDQMRQRMPGQTFDEEAQQYFREEAWNGFLRENIMAKQYEALGIVVTDAELVDAYSVNNPHPMVRQQFSNRETGAYDPSLLQQFNQAARQDPNMKAQILAFEQSIVEYQQNLKYYSLINKGIYYPKWLAKQQQEDAAKNANIGYVQVPYATIADSTIKPTDSELNKFIADNKAMFEVPEGRKIEYVSFDVIPTAADSAAAFAEIQKLKAEMDTTPDVTQFVKLNSEYNQYDGYVSRSAIQVPNKDSIIDLPKGASFGPYIDGNMLVYAKMLDRKNMADTVKIRQVLIFAQQGSDSIAKRQADSVEAVVRGGGDIAAIASAISQDPAAKENGGEVTLAPHTDVPAELAEVKTFAFEGATGAVKTVKLPIGYAVVKITEQKNIGPALKIAYLGKRVDASSASSNDMLTAANEFAAANTNRTAFDKTVQEKGLNKRIAENIQPMDFVLPGLGSSREIVSWAYSAGKNEVSRVFSLEDRFVIAVLTSIREKGTAPLDEVRPTVEAEVRKLKKAEQIIAKLGTPANLDAAAKATNQPVLTAEGVNFSSSYAPALNFEPRVIGAAFNKAWGTNKVSAPIQGQAGVFVIQVNNYTTADVPALDYAQQSQAFEGGIQQLIQQQLFQSVLKKNSSVKDNRAEFYRGN; from the coding sequence ATGTCAGTTATTCAGAAAATCAGGGACAAATACGCTGTCTGGATCATCGTATTGATCTGCCTGGCCATTGTGAGCTTTTTATTACAAGACGTATTTTTCGGTAGATCCGGTATGAGCCAGTCCAATGTTGTGGGCAAGGTGAACGGAGAAGAGCTGACCATCGCGGATTATCAGCGCCGGATCGAATTCACCACCGACCAGATGCGCCAGCGCATGCCGGGGCAAACCTTCGACGAAGAAGCGCAGCAGTATTTCCGTGAAGAAGCCTGGAACGGTTTCCTCCGCGAAAACATCATGGCGAAACAGTACGAAGCCCTGGGTATCGTAGTTACCGACGCCGAACTGGTAGATGCCTACAGTGTGAACAACCCGCACCCCATGGTTCGCCAGCAATTTTCCAACCGCGAGACCGGCGCTTACGATCCTTCCCTTCTGCAGCAATTCAACCAGGCTGCCCGGCAGGATCCCAACATGAAAGCGCAAATCCTGGCTTTCGAACAATCCATCGTCGAATACCAGCAAAACCTGAAATATTACTCCTTAATAAATAAAGGTATCTATTATCCTAAGTGGCTCGCCAAGCAACAACAGGAAGATGCCGCCAAAAACGCCAACATCGGTTACGTGCAGGTGCCCTACGCTACCATCGCCGACAGCACCATCAAACCGACCGATTCCGAACTCAACAAATTCATCGCGGATAACAAAGCCATGTTCGAAGTTCCGGAAGGCCGTAAAATCGAATACGTTTCTTTCGATGTGATCCCCACCGCTGCAGACTCCGCAGCCGCTTTCGCCGAAATCCAAAAACTGAAGGCTGAAATGGATACCACGCCCGATGTTACCCAATTCGTAAAACTCAACTCCGAATACAACCAGTACGACGGTTACGTTTCCCGCAGCGCCATCCAGGTACCGAACAAAGATTCGATCATCGACCTGCCGAAAGGCGCTTCCTTCGGTCCTTATATTGATGGTAACATGCTGGTATACGCCAAAATGCTCGACCGCAAAAACATGGCCGACACCGTGAAAATCCGCCAGGTGCTGATCTTCGCGCAACAAGGCAGCGATTCCATCGCCAAAAGACAAGCTGACAGCGTGGAAGCAGTAGTACGCGGCGGCGGCGACATTGCAGCCATCGCGTCAGCGATCAGCCAGGACCCTGCCGCCAAAGAAAACGGTGGTGAAGTTACCCTGGCCCCCCACACCGATGTTCCCGCTGAACTGGCAGAAGTGAAAACCTTTGCTTTCGAAGGAGCCACTGGCGCCGTTAAAACCGTGAAACTTCCCATCGGCTATGCTGTAGTGAAAATCACCGAGCAGAAAAACATCGGCCCCGCGTTGAAAATCGCGTACCTCGGCAAACGTGTAGACGCCAGCTCCGCTTCCAGCAACGACATGCTGACCGCAGCCAACGAATTCGCAGCCGCCAACACCAACCGCACCGCTTTCGATAAAACCGTTCAGGAAAAAGGCCTCAACAAACGGATTGCAGAAAACATCCAACCGATGGACTTCGTGCTCCCCGGCCTGGGTTCCTCCCGCGAAATCGTAAGCTGGGCTTATAGCGCCGGCAAAAACGAAGTAAGCCGCGTGTTCTCGCTGGAAGACCGATTCGTGATCGCAGTGCTCACCAGCATCCGCGAGAAAGGTACCGCTCCGCTCGACGAGGTTCGCCCGACCGTAGAAGCGGAAGTACGTAAACTGAAGAAAGCCGAGCAGATCATCGCTAAACTGGGTACGCCCGCCAACCTGGATGCAGCTGCCAAAGCTACGAACCAGCCGGTGCTCACCGCAGAGGGCGTTAACTTCTCCTCTTCCTACGCTCCGGCGCTCAACTTCGAACCCCGTGTGATCGGCGCAGCTTTCAACAAAGCCTGGGGAACCAATAAAGTTTCCGCTCCCATCCAGGGTCAGGCCGGCGTGTTCGTGATCCAGGTGAATAACTACACCACCGCCGACGTTCCCGCACTCGACTACGCCCAGCAAAGCCAGGCGTTCGAAGGTGGCATCCAGCAGCTGATACAGCAGCAGTTGTTCCAATCCGTGCTGAAGAAAAACAGCAGCGTGAAAGACAACCGCGCTGAATTCTACCGAGGCAACTGA
- a CDS encoding DUF2480 family protein, whose protein sequence is MEEIVNKVAQSALVTIDLEQYYPQETIMVFDLKDYLFMELILKEKDFRAALQEHDWEQYRGKAVTITCTADAIIPFWAYMLPAAYLEPVASRVGYGDETSLRNTIFLEKIAGIDANAFADQRVIIKGCADKAVPEAAYVEITRKLRPVVKSIMYGEPCSTVPVYKKK, encoded by the coding sequence ATGGAAGAAATTGTTAATAAAGTAGCGCAGAGCGCGCTCGTCACTATAGATCTCGAACAATATTACCCCCAGGAAACCATCATGGTGTTTGACCTGAAAGATTACCTTTTCATGGAACTGATCCTGAAGGAAAAAGACTTTCGGGCGGCCCTGCAGGAGCACGATTGGGAGCAATACCGTGGAAAAGCCGTAACCATCACCTGCACGGCGGACGCCATCATTCCCTTCTGGGCCTACATGCTGCCGGCCGCTTACCTGGAGCCCGTTGCGTCGCGCGTGGGTTATGGCGACGAAACATCTTTACGCAACACGATTTTCCTGGAAAAAATTGCCGGGATCGACGCGAATGCTTTCGCCGACCAGCGCGTAATCATTAAAGGATGTGCGGATAAAGCCGTGCCCGAAGCCGCGTATGTGGAAATCACGCGAAAGCTGCGGCCGGTAGTGAAAAGTATCATGTACGGGGAACCCTGTTCCACCGTTCCGGTCTATAAAAAGAAGTAA
- the corA gene encoding magnesium/cobalt transporter CorA — protein MNFNPVTAVASRKPVDHVRITVYEYDSGYFHEETTDTVADCFRFAETDTKKWINVDGVRREEVEALCRHFNIHFLLMEDIMSEGQRAKMDEIGENLFCLLPMCYFKMESSAVDIEQVSLVLGKNVVISFQDDPNRDVFNPIRERLRTAGTKLRVSGSDYLLYALLDVIVDNYFIVMDHLGDRIELMEDIIPRQPNNRTLARVNYLRRELMEFKRGITPVRDLMSGLMKSENVLLEENTGKYFKDVSDHIIQAVDLAESYRDIVINLQELYHAQMNQKLNEVMKVLTVVTTLLAPLTVITGIYGMNFDHMPELKNPNGYFITIGVMLLIFLGMIIFFRKRGWF, from the coding sequence ATGAACTTTAATCCCGTTACGGCCGTTGCTTCCCGGAAACCGGTGGATCATGTCCGCATTACCGTGTACGAATACGACAGCGGATATTTTCATGAAGAAACCACCGACACCGTGGCCGACTGTTTCCGGTTCGCCGAAACCGACACCAAAAAATGGATCAATGTCGACGGCGTCCGCCGCGAAGAAGTGGAAGCGCTTTGCCGGCATTTCAATATCCACTTCCTCCTCATGGAAGATATCATGAGCGAAGGCCAGCGCGCGAAGATGGACGAGATTGGCGAAAACCTCTTCTGCCTCTTGCCCATGTGCTATTTCAAAATGGAAAGTTCCGCGGTGGATATCGAGCAGGTGAGCCTCGTGCTGGGGAAAAATGTAGTCATCTCTTTCCAGGACGATCCCAACCGCGACGTCTTCAACCCGATCCGCGAGCGCCTGCGCACCGCCGGCACCAAGCTCCGCGTGTCTGGCTCCGATTATTTGCTTTACGCGCTGCTCGATGTTATCGTCGATAATTATTTCATCGTCATGGATCACCTCGGCGACCGCATCGAGCTGATGGAAGACATCATTCCCCGCCAGCCCAACAACCGCACGCTGGCGCGCGTGAATTACCTCCGCCGCGAACTGATGGAATTCAAGCGCGGCATCACGCCCGTCCGCGACCTGATGAGCGGTCTCATGAAATCTGAAAACGTGCTGCTGGAAGAGAATACCGGGAAATATTTCAAGGATGTGTCCGACCATATCATCCAGGCGGTGGACCTAGCAGAAAGTTACCGCGATATCGTCATCAACCTGCAGGAGCTGTACCACGCGCAGATGAACCAAAAGCTGAACGAAGTAATGAAGGTATTAACGGTGGTGACTACACTGTTGGCGCCGTTAACCGTAATCACCGGGATTTATGGGATGAACTTCGATCACATGCCGGAATTAAAAAACCCCAACGGATATTTTATAACCATTGGGGTAATGCTCCTGATTTTCCTGGGAATGATCATTTTCTTCAGGAAACGCGGATGGTTTTAA
- a CDS encoding helix-turn-helix transcriptional regulator, with amino-acid sequence MKNNIKIERARMNLTQDELARLTGVSRQTINTIESNKYVPSTILALKIARVFEKPVEEIFLLTDED; translated from the coding sequence ATGAAAAACAATATAAAAATCGAAAGGGCGCGGATGAATCTTACGCAAGACGAACTCGCCCGGCTGACAGGCGTTTCGCGGCAAACCATTAATACGATCGAATCCAACAAATATGTTCCGTCCACCATTCTGGCCCTGAAAATTGCCCGGGTTTTCGAAAAGCCGGTCGAGGAAATTTTCCTGTTGACCGACGAAGATTGA
- a CDS encoding DUF3472 domain-containing protein gives MKMIRYSFLCCTLAAAAPSFAQNTPVVLPGFTAYADPAETGVDISGRNGVVRWTDSSNAVHFYFHAANTGALKLGLQAKADAPATLRVSVNGAEKTVNVPAGSDFAEIPVLSTKLKKTGFYDIAVKGISKQGNVYADIKGVTLEGPATKGIQFNPKSWRRSASVHLNYTAPEGKSVEWFYGEITVPEGQDKIGTYFMSCGWHRGYFGMQVNGPSERRIIFSVWDSGKEPDDRAKVRYEDQVTLLAKGDSVVAHGFGGEGTGGHSHWVYDWKAGQTYRFLMHAVPKGTTTQYSAYFFVPEHNEWKLIASFRAPKDGKYMGHLYSFLENFSFENGHMYRKGYFGNHWIKTPEGEWIELTKAKFTNDATARAKDRLDFGGGSEKGLFYLWTAGFIPANAKLGDIFERPAIGKAPMIELPNF, from the coding sequence ATGAAAATGATACGCTACTCTTTCCTCTGCTGCACCCTTGCCGCAGCCGCGCCTTCCTTCGCGCAAAACACCCCGGTCGTGCTCCCGGGATTTACCGCCTACGCAGATCCCGCCGAAACCGGTGTGGATATCTCCGGCAGAAACGGCGTGGTCCGCTGGACCGACAGCTCCAACGCCGTCCATTTCTATTTCCATGCCGCCAACACCGGCGCCCTCAAACTGGGCCTACAGGCTAAAGCCGACGCACCCGCCACACTGCGCGTCAGCGTCAACGGCGCGGAAAAAACGGTGAACGTCCCCGCCGGCAGCGACTTCGCGGAAATCCCCGTCCTTTCCACCAAACTGAAAAAAACCGGTTTCTACGATATCGCCGTCAAAGGCATCTCCAAACAGGGTAATGTCTACGCGGATATCAAAGGCGTGACCCTCGAAGGCCCCGCGACCAAAGGCATCCAGTTCAATCCCAAATCCTGGCGCCGCTCCGCTTCCGTCCATCTCAACTACACCGCCCCCGAAGGTAAAAGCGTGGAATGGTTCTATGGCGAAATCACTGTCCCGGAAGGCCAGGATAAAATCGGCACCTACTTCATGTCCTGCGGATGGCACCGCGGCTATTTCGGGATGCAGGTCAACGGCCCCTCCGAAAGAAGGATCATCTTCTCCGTCTGGGATTCCGGCAAGGAGCCCGACGACCGCGCCAAAGTCCGCTACGAAGACCAGGTGACGCTCCTCGCCAAAGGCGACTCCGTGGTAGCACACGGTTTCGGTGGCGAAGGCACCGGCGGCCACAGCCATTGGGTTTACGACTGGAAAGCCGGCCAGACTTACAGATTCCTCATGCACGCAGTCCCCAAAGGCACCACCACGCAATATTCCGCGTATTTCTTCGTGCCGGAGCACAACGAATGGAAGCTCATCGCATCCTTTCGCGCACCGAAAGACGGCAAATACATGGGCCATCTTTATTCCTTCCTCGAAAACTTCAGCTTCGAAAACGGCCATATGTACCGCAAAGGTTATTTCGGAAATCACTGGATCAAAACGCCCGAAGGTGAATGGATCGAGCTGACGAAAGCGAAATTCACCAATGATGCTACCGCCCGCGCCAAAGACCGCCTCGACTTCGGCGGCGGCTCCGAAAAGGGCTTGTTCTACCTCTGGACCGCCGGTTTCATCCCCGCCAATGCCAAATTGGGCGATATTTTCGAGCGCCCCGCTATCGGAAAAGCGCCCATGATCGAATTACCGAACTTCTAG
- a CDS encoding septal ring lytic transglycosylase RlpA family protein: MIQRKHLLPTLAAAALLCFSSCARQISQSGKASFYADKFQGRKTANGETFRQGKMTAAHKSLPFGTKVKVTNLDNGKTIKVRINDRGPFVAGRIIDLSKKAAKKLGMVNAGVANVKIKYKKPKG; the protein is encoded by the coding sequence ATGATCCAACGAAAACACCTCCTGCCAACCCTCGCCGCGGCCGCATTGCTGTGCTTCAGCTCCTGCGCCCGCCAAATCTCCCAATCCGGAAAAGCCTCATTCTACGCCGACAAATTCCAGGGCCGCAAAACCGCCAACGGCGAAACCTTCCGCCAGGGAAAAATGACCGCCGCCCACAAATCCCTCCCCTTCGGCACTAAAGTCAAAGTCACCAACCTCGACAATGGCAAAACCATTAAAGTCCGCATCAACGACCGCGGCCCCTTCGTTGCCGGCCGCATCATCGACCTTTCTAAAAAAGCCGCCAAAAAACTCGGTATGGTCAACGCCGGCGTCGCCAATGTAAAAATAAAGTATAAAAAGCCCAAAGGCTAA
- a CDS encoding GNAT family N-acetyltransferase → MIRITQAAEQQLAIVQQIAYDTWPHTFGKILTSEQIDYMLNLMYDLAVLKDQVEKKGYVYLLAEADGKFGGFAGYELNYKDEPVSKLHKIYVLPQMQGKNMGLALIAEVERIARNAGMEKLSLNVNRDNKATGFYKRNGFVISGEEDIDIGHGFFMNDYIMTKKL, encoded by the coding sequence ATGATCAGGATTACGCAGGCAGCGGAGCAGCAGCTGGCCATCGTGCAGCAGATCGCTTACGACACCTGGCCGCATACATTTGGGAAAATTCTTACATCCGAACAGATCGATTACATGCTGAACTTGATGTACGACCTCGCAGTGTTGAAAGACCAGGTAGAAAAGAAAGGGTATGTTTATCTGCTGGCTGAAGCAGACGGGAAATTCGGAGGATTCGCAGGATACGAACTGAATTATAAAGACGAACCGGTATCAAAATTGCACAAGATATACGTGCTGCCGCAGATGCAAGGCAAAAACATGGGCCTCGCGCTCATAGCGGAAGTGGAACGCATCGCGCGCAACGCCGGCATGGAAAAGCTGTCGCTCAACGTGAACCGCGACAATAAAGCTACGGGCTTTTACAAACGAAACGGTTTCGTGATTTCCGGAGAGGAAGACATCGACATCGGCCACGGCTTTTTCATGAACGACTATATCATGACCAAGAAACTGTAA
- a CDS encoding lipase family protein, translating into MRAIFWALMAVLALPVKAQLKAGFDANEYNDLLHLHQNGDTASAKNHPEAYKLLYTSPEVGFYNRWVLWERSDGVDVIQIRGTIGKLESWLANFYAAMVPAEGVIQLNDSTRFTYKMAADSGKSFVHVGWTAAVGFMSADIVEHVKERYARGTRQILIMGHSQGGAIAFLLRSYLHYHPDLPKDILYKTYCSAAPKPGNLFYAYDFDNITRDGWGYRIVNSDDWVPETPLSLQTVQDFNMPSPFMNVRGELKKQKFFVRLYGTMVYNRLTRTTNRSVRRFRKTLGNGVSRLTKRTLPQFKQPEYVFSNNYMTCGVPIILLTDAAYHQNFPFDGKNIFVHHMPEKYIYLLKKYYSVSD; encoded by the coding sequence ATGCGCGCTATCTTTTGGGCCCTGATGGCTGTGTTGGCCCTGCCTGTGAAAGCCCAGCTGAAGGCGGGCTTCGATGCCAACGAATACAATGATCTTTTACACCTCCATCAAAACGGGGATACAGCATCCGCCAAAAATCACCCGGAAGCGTATAAATTGCTTTACACTTCGCCCGAGGTCGGGTTTTATAACCGTTGGGTATTGTGGGAAAGAAGTGATGGGGTAGACGTAATACAGATCCGTGGCACGATCGGCAAGCTCGAAAGCTGGCTTGCGAATTTTTATGCGGCGATGGTTCCTGCCGAAGGGGTAATCCAGCTGAACGACAGCACCCGGTTTACTTACAAGATGGCGGCTGATTCCGGCAAATCGTTTGTGCATGTGGGATGGACCGCCGCCGTCGGATTCATGTCTGCCGATATCGTAGAACATGTGAAAGAGCGCTACGCCAGGGGAACCCGTCAAATCCTTATCATGGGCCACAGCCAGGGCGGCGCCATCGCATTCCTCCTGCGCTCGTACCTGCATTACCACCCCGATCTTCCCAAAGATATCCTTTACAAAACCTATTGCAGCGCCGCGCCGAAGCCCGGTAATCTCTTCTACGCATACGATTTCGATAATATCACCCGCGACGGATGGGGCTACCGCATCGTCAACAGCGACGACTGGGTGCCGGAAACGCCGCTATCCCTGCAAACGGTGCAGGATTTCAACATGCCCAGCCCTTTCATGAATGTGCGCGGAGAATTAAAGAAACAGAAATTTTTCGTGCGGTTGTATGGAACGATGGTATACAACCGGCTGACGCGTACCACCAACCGGAGTGTGCGCCGGTTCCGGAAAACCCTTGGCAACGGCGTGTCCCGGCTGACCAAGAGAACGCTGCCGCAATTCAAACAGCCGGAATATGTTTTCAGCAATAACTATATGACCTGCGGCGTCCCCATCATCTTATTGACAGATGCGGCTTACCATCAAAATTTTCCTTTCGACGGTAAAAATATTTTCGTGCACCACATGCCCGAAAAGTACATCTATCTCCTGAAAAAATACTATTCCGTTTCGGACTGA
- a CDS encoding putative glycolipid-binding domain-containing protein — MKRQIVWKGLYYQMMEYCSIDATGSDIRVNGTIVGFGEDMPFSVSYDIVADRAWQMSGLEMAIERDGDCSWISLHRDLNGKWTQTGHTRDEWDHCIDIDISLTPFTNTLPIRRLNLQPGQRTQIDALYINIFKNEIKPVTQYYTRLDESRYLYEGVLKDFKREILTDADGLVIDYPGLFYAVQSETE; from the coding sequence ATGAAACGACAGATCGTCTGGAAAGGACTTTATTATCAAATGATGGAATATTGTAGCATCGACGCTACAGGAAGCGATATCCGCGTCAACGGAACAATCGTTGGGTTTGGGGAAGACATGCCGTTTTCCGTGTCTTACGATATCGTGGCTGACCGCGCGTGGCAAATGTCTGGCCTCGAAATGGCGATCGAGCGCGACGGCGATTGCTCCTGGATTTCCCTCCACCGCGATCTCAACGGCAAGTGGACGCAAACCGGGCACACACGCGACGAGTGGGATCATTGCATCGATATCGATATTTCCCTCACCCCGTTTACGAACACCCTCCCCATCCGCCGCCTCAACCTCCAACCCGGTCAACGCACACAAATTGATGCGCTGTACATCAACATTTTCAAGAACGAAATCAAACCCGTCACGCAATACTACACCCGCCTCGACGAAAGCCGTTACCTCTACGAAGGCGTCCTGAAAGACTTCAAACGGGAAATCCTCACCGATGCCGACGGCCTGGTGATCGATTATCCCGGCTTGTTTTACGCTGTTCAGTCCGAAACGGAATAG
- a CDS encoding neutral zinc metallopeptidase — protein MRWQGRRESTNVDDRRGSGRGGLVVGGGIGTIVIALIVYFLGGDPSQVVNMQQPSGTQQGQLSPEQEAREKEAASFTKVVLAETEDVWHKIFNQIGQQYQEPTLVMFTGAVQSACGGASSASGPFYCPADHQVYIDLSFYDELKNNLNAPGDMAMAYVIAHEVGHHVQNLLGVSQKVQSMRGRLSEAEYNKLSVKLELQADFYAGLWAHYMKNTADFIEPGDIEEALNAANAIGDDRLQQQSGGRVVPDAFTHGTSAQRMYWFKKGFETGDIRQGDTFNSTQ, from the coding sequence ATGCGCTGGCAAGGACGCCGAGAAAGCACAAATGTAGATGACCGCAGAGGCTCCGGCCGCGGAGGCCTCGTAGTAGGCGGCGGCATCGGTACCATCGTGATCGCACTGATCGTTTATTTCCTTGGCGGCGATCCCTCCCAGGTGGTGAACATGCAGCAGCCGTCCGGCACCCAGCAAGGCCAGCTTTCCCCCGAACAGGAAGCCCGTGAAAAAGAAGCTGCTTCCTTCACCAAAGTTGTTTTGGCTGAAACGGAAGACGTTTGGCATAAGATCTTCAACCAAATCGGACAACAATACCAGGAACCCACCCTCGTGATGTTCACCGGCGCCGTACAGAGCGCCTGCGGCGGCGCCTCCTCCGCTTCAGGACCTTTTTATTGCCCGGCGGACCACCAGGTATACATCGACCTGTCTTTTTACGACGAACTGAAAAATAACCTCAACGCCCCGGGCGACATGGCGATGGCCTACGTAATCGCCCATGAAGTAGGGCACCACGTCCAGAACCTCCTCGGTGTTTCGCAAAAGGTTCAGTCCATGCGTGGCCGCCTCAGCGAAGCGGAATACAACAAACTTTCCGTGAAACTGGAACTGCAGGCCGACTTCTACGCCGGCCTCTGGGCGCATTACATGAAAAATACGGCCGATTTCATCGAACCCGGCGATATCGAAGAAGCCCTTAACGCAGCCAACGCCATCGGCGACGACCGGCTGCAACAGCAGTCTGGCGGGCGCGTGGTCCCCGATGCCTTCACGCATGGCACCTCCGCCCAGCGGATGTATTGGTTCAAAAAAGGTTTCGAGACAGGCGATATCCGCCAGGGCGACACTTTTAACAGCACACAATGA